The following proteins are encoded in a genomic region of Sebastes fasciatus isolate fSebFas1 chromosome 12, fSebFas1.pri, whole genome shotgun sequence:
- the LOC141779673 gene encoding uncharacterized protein LOC141779673 codes for MDDSNPLALSPLNNSTFTKVKERTPFYQVMACKASSMQQIIQMVQRMAQKSCRRACQLFCCPLDSMLCEKATCCQQSTEDKTAQVALQNLPSTILIVNISNSTLIDCVIGSDTYPSAVAESQPLMRVSELQMHDEARCSCSCRLQGAAQTSAPPPPPAPPLPSAEPPNISIHGSRLNCVIIGDNNYMHAEQTHSTETEEPQE; via the exons ATGGACGACTCTAACCCTCTAGCTCTGAGTCCTCTTAATAACAGCACATTCACTAAAGTGAAAGAAAGAACGCCCTTCTATCAG GTGATGGCTTGTAAAGCCTCCAGCATGCAGCAAATCATCCAGATGGTGCAGAGGATGGCGCAAAAGAGCTGCAGAAGAGCCTGCCAGTTGTTCTGCTGCCCACTAGACTCTATGCTGTGTGAAAAGGCCACATGCTGTCAGCAGTCTACGGAAGATAAAACTGCACAAG TGGCACTCCAGAATCTGCCGTCTACCATTTTGATTGTGAACATCAGCAACTCCACCTTGATCGACTGTGTCATCGGGAGCGACACCTACCCATCAGCGGTGGCTGAAAGTCAGCCTCTAATGCGGGTTTCTGAGCTCCAAATGCATG ATGAGGCGAGGTGCAGCTGCAGCTGTAGACTGCAGGGAGCAGCAcagacctctgctcctcctcctcctcctgctcctcccctTCCATCGGCCGAGCCTCCGAACATCAGCATCCACGGCTCCCGTCTCAACTGTGTCATCATCGGAGACAACAACTACATGCACGCTGAGCAGACCCACTCAACTGAAACAGAAGAGCCACAAGAGTGA
- the rnf144b gene encoding E3 ubiquitin-protein ligase RNF144B — protein sequence MASRSPTLSRDTGDSAPGTPEAGADPQPGPEAFCKLCLSEQPSAATRELKSCSCVFCTACLEQYVQLAIMEGGGAPITCPDMACQKTGVLLDSEIAGLAPEDQSELYQRLKFERGVKLDPSKSWCPVLECQAVCSVQLSTEGRPTAVPCPTCHAVFCSGCRGPWQDGHTCPERQPMMSPSSSHESRARSSSDSDMPIKQCPMCGIYIERNQGCAQMLCKSCKHTFCWYCLQNLDGDIFLRHYDKGPCRNKLGHSRASVMWNRTQVVGILVGVSIIVLVTSPLLLLASPCILCCVCKPCSNKKKKKKKKTKKDLSQPDSSAS from the exons ATGGCCAGCAGGAGTCCCACCCTGAGCCGGGACACCGGGGATTCGGCACCGGGGACCCCCGAGGCCGGCGCTGACCCCCAGCCGGGGCCCGAGGCCTTCTGCAAGCTGTGCCTCAGCGAGCAGCCGTCTGCAGCCACCAGGGAACTGAAGAGCTGCAGCTGTGTCTTCTGCACAGCG TGTTTGGAGCAGTATGTTCAGCTGGCCATCATGGAGGGTGGGGGGGCACCCATCACCTGCCCAGATATGGCCTGCCAAAAGACTGGAGTGCTACTGGACTCTGAG ATAGCTGGCTTGGCCCCAGAAGATCAGTCGGAGCTGTATCAGCGTCTGAAGTTTGAGAGAG GAGTGAAGTTGGACCCCAGTAAATCCTGGTGCCCGGTTCTTGAATGCCAGGCGGTGTGCAGTGTGCAGCTGAGCACCGAGGGCCGGCCCACCGCCGTGCCCTGCCCGACCTGTCACGCCGTCTTCTGCTCCGGGTGCAGAGGGCCCTGGCAGGACGGCCATACCTGTCCTGAGCGCCAGCCCATGATGTCGCCCTCATCCTCTCATGAAAGCAG GGCCCGCTCCAGCAGCGACTCTGACATGCCCATCAAACAGTGTCCTATGTGTGGCATCTACATCGAGAGGAACCAGGGCTGTGCACAGATGCTGTGTAAGAGCTGCAAACACACCTTCTGCTGGTACTGTCTGCAGAATCTGGAT GGCGATATCTTCCTGAGGCATTATGATAAGGGGCCGTGCAGAAACAAGCTGGGACACTCCAGGGCCTCGGTTATGTGGAACAGGACGCAG GTGGTGGGTATCCTGGTGGGGGTCAGCATCATCGTGCTGGTGACGTCTCCGCTCCTCCTGCTGGCCTCGCCCTGCATCCTGTGCTGCGTCTGCAAGCCCTGCAGtaacaagaaaaagaagaagaagaagaagacgaagaaagACCTCAGCCAGCCAGACTCCTCCGCGTCATAG
- the LOC141779662 gene encoding uncharacterized protein LOC141779662, whose product MAAQEEFFAGIPKIPYSPSAGPGDVMCFKHYNAEEVLMGRKMEDWLRFSVCYWHSFCGSGADPFGSPTLHRPWNEGTPMDSAKKRLRAAFEFFTKLGVKYYTFHDRDMAPEGSTLEESNRNLDEITDLALQLQSQTGIKVLWVTCNLFAHPRYMNGAATNPDCHVLAYAGAQVKKGLDTAKKLGAENFVFWGGREGFLSVHNTDVAAELKHMANFFKMTVNYKEKIGLKCQFLIEPKPKEPCKHQYDYDAMSVIGFLKHYGLENHFKLNIEPNHTTLAGHSYEHDVVMASAFGMLGSVDSNTGSPDLGWDTDQFPMDIRNTTLVMKTIIEQGGLQPGGLNFDAKVRRESTDLDDLFIAHIGAMDTFARGLRNAVRLIEDGLIAGMVKERYSSFSHGIGQKVEDGSATLEEMEAFIKQNGEPKVTSGQQEKYESIFNHYI is encoded by the exons ATGGCAGCTCAGGAGGAATTCTTTGCGG GCATTCCCAAGATCCCATACTCACCCAGTGCTGGGCCAGGAGATGTCATGTGCTTCAAACACTACAATGCAGAGGAG GTGCTGATGGGGAGGAAGATGGAGGACTGGCTGAGGTTCTCCGTCTGCTACTGGCACTCCTTCTGTGGCAGTG GAGCTGATCCTTTCGGGTCTCCGACCCTCCACCGGCCCTGGAATGAAGGAACTCCCATGGACTCAGCCAAGAAGCGACTCCGGGCTGCTTTCGAGTTTTTCACCAAGCTTGGT GTGAAATACTACACATTTCATGACAG GGACATGGCTCCTGAGGGCTCCACTCTGGAGGAGTCCAACAGGAATCTGGATGAAATAACAGACCTGGCTCTCCAGCTGCAGAGCCAGACTGGAATCAAGGTGTTGTGGGTCACCTGCAACCTCTTTGCCCACCCGAG GTACATGAATGGTGCAGCCACCAACCCTGACTGCCATGTTCTGGCCTACGCTGGCGCTCAGGTTAAGAAGGGGCTCGACACTGCCAAGAAGCTGGGTGCAGAAAACTTTG TGTTttggggagggagggaaggtttcCTGTCCGTCCATAATActgatgttgctgctgaacTGAAGCACATGGCCAACTTCTTCAAAATGACTGTCA ATTACAAAGAGAAGATTGGGTTGAAGTGTCAGTTTCTTATCGAACCCAAGCCGAAGGAGCCCTGCAAACACCAGTATGACTATG ATGCTATGAGTGTCATCGGATTCCTTAAGCATTATGGTCTGGAGAATCACTTTAAGTTGAACATCGAGCCCAACCACACCACCCTGGCAGGACACTCCTACGAACATGATGTTGTCATGGCCTCTGC GTTTGGCATGCTGGGTTCAGTTGACTCAAACACTGGCTCTCCTGACCTGGGGTGGGACACAGACCAGTTCCCCATGGACATCAGGAACACCACCTTGGTCATGAAG ACCATCATTGAACAAGGTGGTCTGCAGCCAGGAGGCCTGAACTTCGATGCTAAGGTGCGCAGGGAGTCCACAGACCTGGACGACCTGTTCATCGCTCACATCGGAGCCATGGACACCTTTGCAAGAGGACTCAGAAATGCTGTTCGCCTTATTGAGGACGGGCTCATCGCCGGTATGGTGAAG GAGAGATACTCAAGCTTCAGTCATGGTATCGGACAGAAAGTGGAGGATGGTTCTGCCACCTTGGAGGAAATGGAG GCCTTCATCAAGCAGAACGGTGAGCCGAAAGTGACATCAGGGCAGCAAGAGAAATATGAATCAATCTTTAATCACTACATATGA